In a single window of the bacterium genome:
- a CDS encoding response regulator codes for MATILIIEGEKERRGRYQGELRKAGYEVLAANGMRQALRLAGRHLVDLAVLDTVLADGDSVECMQRLLAHQRDLKLVLNTANASISHDFNFWLADRFVPTSADLSQLKEAIADLLQPATLPAE; via the coding sequence ATGGCCACGATTCTCATCATTGAAGGGGAAAAGGAACGACGCGGCAGGTATCAGGGCGAGCTGCGCAAGGCAGGCTACGAAGTTCTGGCGGCCAATGGCATGCGCCAAGCCCTGCGTCTCGCCGGCCGCCATCTCGTTGATCTCGCCGTGTTGGATACGGTTCTCGCTGACGGCGACAGCGTGGAATGCATGCAACGATTGCTTGCCCACCAGCGGGACCTCAAACTCGTGCTCAACACGGCAAATGCCAGCATCTCACACGATTTCAACTTCTGGCTGGCTGATCGCTTCGTGCCGACTTCAGCGGACCTCTCGCAACTCAAAGAAGCGATTGCTGATCTGCTGCAGCCCGCGACGCTTCCGGCCGAATAG
- the rnk gene encoding nucleoside diphosphate kinase regulator gives MQAIHITDFDAKRLRELLEAAKRSQYYGSADLKKLAGELNRAVVVNSREIPRDVITMNSRVRLLDLQTGEEMIYTLVFPEDADPEAGRISVLAPIGTAMLGFKAGDEIAWQVPAGVRRFKVVAILYQPEAAGDYHL, from the coding sequence ATGCAAGCCATTCACATCACGGATTTCGATGCGAAACGACTGCGGGAACTGCTCGAAGCCGCCAAGCGATCACAGTACTACGGCAGCGCGGATTTGAAAAAACTGGCGGGCGAGTTGAATCGCGCCGTTGTCGTCAACTCGCGGGAAATACCCCGGGACGTCATCACGATGAACTCACGCGTGCGGCTGCTCGATCTGCAAACGGGTGAAGAGATGATCTACACCCTGGTCTTTCCCGAAGATGCCGATCCGGAGGCGGGCCGCATTTCCGTGCTCGCACCCATCGGTACCGCCATGTTGGGCTTCAAAGCGGGAGATGAGATCGCCTGGCAGGTGCCGGCCGGCGTGCGCCGGTTCAAAGTCGTTGCCATTCTCTATCAGCCGGAGGCTGCGGGAGATTATCATCTGTAG
- a CDS encoding lamin tail domain-containing protein gives MRHKRTAQPTRAGQLAGARVKIVAVHNRGMSEHVVIANSGTVPQPLGGWALAALRGNRLYFFQDDTILRPGMTLTIHSGQDARAYTPPGLFWTDEQMWSNRSDMALLFDPEGNEVNRFSYSHHRLLRRETSRRKRLIRAGETWQMVEEPGRKAKPFFRQAAARNAAR, from the coding sequence ATGCGGCACAAACGCACGGCTCAACCCACGCGCGCCGGCCAGTTGGCGGGCGCGCGCGTCAAGATAGTGGCGGTTCACAATCGCGGTATGTCCGAGCACGTCGTCATTGCCAACTCGGGCACGGTGCCTCAGCCGCTGGGAGGCTGGGCGTTGGCGGCGCTGCGCGGCAACCGGCTTTATTTTTTCCAGGATGATACGATCCTTCGTCCCGGCATGACGCTCACCATTCACAGCGGCCAGGACGCCCGCGCATACACACCACCCGGTTTGTTTTGGACGGACGAGCAAATGTGGAGCAATCGCAGCGACATGGCGCTGCTGTTCGATCCTGAAGGCAATGAAGTCAACCGCTTTTCCTATTCCCACCATCGCCTGTTGCGCCGCGAAACCTCGCGCCGCAAGCGACTCATCCGCGCCGGCGAGACGTGGCAAATGGTGGAGGAACCCGGCCGCAAGGCCAAGCCATTCTTTCGGCAAGCCGCCGCCCGAAATGCCGCACGCTGA
- a CDS encoding Glu/Leu/Phe/Val dehydrogenase: MSIALREAPQVSKPAKAPAKKPSLYENVMRQFDKAADLMELEPDIRKILATTMNEIVVHFPVRMDDGRIETFTGYRVQHNNVLGPFKGGLRYHPAVDIDEVRALATWMTWKTAITGIPLGGAKGGIQFDPSQFSLQEVERITRRFTFALGNNIGPEYDIPAPDVNTNSQIMAWILDTYLSMMPPDERNRCTHVVTGKPVESGGSLGREKATGQGIVFTLERWAKDHGLNLNGATYIVQGFGNVGSWAARLLKAHGAKLIAVEDVTGAIFNAPGIDPDQLASHVRAVGNLHSFAEATAIDHESFLRTRADIFIPAAMENQITAETAPWLNVRLVAEGANGPTDPDADVILRRRGIEVLPDILCNSGGVIVSYFEWLQNKRSECWELEEVDLKLRKRLLNAYEQVKSMARDFETDWRTAAYIVALMRLATVYKERGIFP; encoded by the coding sequence ATGAGCATCGCATTGAGAGAAGCACCACAAGTGAGCAAGCCGGCCAAGGCACCGGCGAAAAAACCCTCGTTGTATGAAAACGTCATGCGGCAATTCGACAAAGCCGCCGACTTGATGGAGTTGGAGCCGGACATCCGCAAGATACTCGCGACCACGATGAACGAAATCGTGGTTCACTTTCCCGTGCGCATGGATGACGGCCGCATTGAAACCTTCACCGGCTACCGCGTGCAGCACAACAACGTGCTCGGCCCGTTCAAAGGCGGGCTGCGCTACCATCCGGCGGTCGATATTGACGAAGTGCGGGCGCTGGCGACCTGGATGACCTGGAAGACCGCCATCACCGGCATTCCGCTGGGCGGCGCCAAAGGCGGCATTCAATTTGATCCGTCGCAGTTCTCGCTGCAGGAAGTCGAGCGTATCACGCGCCGATTCACCTTTGCCCTGGGCAACAACATCGGGCCGGAGTATGACATCCCGGCACCGGACGTGAACACCAATTCGCAAATCATGGCGTGGATTCTGGACACCTATCTCTCCATGATGCCGCCGGACGAGCGCAACCGGTGCACCCACGTCGTCACCGGCAAACCGGTGGAATCCGGCGGCAGTCTGGGCCGCGAAAAAGCCACGGGCCAGGGCATCGTCTTTACGTTGGAGCGGTGGGCCAAAGATCACGGCCTGAACCTGAACGGCGCCACCTACATCGTGCAAGGCTTTGGCAATGTCGGCTCGTGGGCAGCGCGGCTGCTCAAAGCGCACGGCGCCAAACTCATCGCGGTGGAAGACGTGACCGGTGCGATTTTCAATGCTCCGGGCATCGATCCGGATCAGCTCGCCAGCCACGTCCGGGCCGTGGGCAATCTCCACAGTTTTGCCGAGGCCACGGCCATTGATCACGAATCGTTTCTGCGGACGCGCGCAGACATTTTCATCCCCGCGGCCATGGAGAATCAAATCACCGCCGAGACCGCGCCGTGGCTAAACGTGAGGCTGGTGGCGGAGGGCGCCAACGGCCCCACCGATCCGGACGCGGACGTGATCCTGCGGCGCCGCGGCATCGAAGTGCTGCCCGACATTCTCTGCAATTCCGGCGGGGTGATCGTGAGCTATTTCGAATGGCTGCAAAACAAGCGCAGCGAATGCTGGGAACTCGAAGAGGTCGACTTGAAATTGCGCAAGCGCCTCCTCAATGCGTATGAACAAGTCAAAAGCATGGCGCGGGATTTCGAAACCGATTGGCGGACCGCGGCCTACATTGTGGCGCTCATGCGCCTGGCAACGGTATACAAGGAACGCGGCATTTTCCCATGA
- a CDS encoding sigma-54 dependent transcriptional regulator: protein MESLLIVDDAEDTLEVLQRNLSAKGYQVFTAASVAQALTLLHDMTVDLVITDLKMPEVSGLDLVRHVRENLKDTAVMMITGYPSIESAVTAVKTGAEEYLPKPFTDDELFAAVRRTLEKLQVRRVAQGQAQPAPAAPPGLLGESPRMRTVFRTIAKASATSATVLITGESGTGKELVARAIHYGSDRAAAPFVPINCGGIPEALLESELFGHMKGAFTGAVQTRAGFFQTAQGGTIFLDEVSEMSLAMQVKLLRVLQDREIHMVGSSRAQKIDIRILAASNKDLLALVKQGAFRDDLFYRLNVILIELPPLRDRDNDVLLLLQHFAHKFAQEAGRPVPQFSDDVLQVFTSYDWPGNVRELQNVVQRLVVLAEGDHIDVPDLPAFMRFTAQRSAGLHRTLAEVEAEHIRLVLANVTGNKTQAAQILGIDRKTLREKLKTHAVES, encoded by the coding sequence ATGGAAAGTCTGCTCATTGTCGACGACGCCGAGGACACGCTGGAGGTGCTGCAGCGCAATCTCAGCGCGAAGGGCTATCAAGTCTTCACCGCCGCGAGCGTGGCGCAGGCGCTCACCCTTTTGCATGACATGACCGTGGATCTGGTGATCACGGATTTGAAAATGCCGGAGGTCAGCGGGCTGGATTTGGTGCGGCACGTGCGGGAGAATTTGAAGGACACCGCAGTAATGATGATCACCGGCTATCCTTCCATCGAAAGCGCGGTGACTGCGGTCAAGACCGGCGCGGAGGAGTATCTGCCCAAGCCCTTCACCGATGATGAGTTGTTTGCGGCCGTGCGGCGCACGCTGGAGAAGCTGCAAGTGCGCCGCGTGGCGCAGGGCCAGGCCCAACCGGCGCCCGCTGCGCCGCCGGGTCTGCTGGGCGAATCACCGCGCATGCGTACCGTGTTCCGCACCATTGCCAAAGCCAGTGCCACTTCCGCAACCGTGCTCATCACCGGCGAAAGCGGCACCGGCAAGGAACTGGTGGCGCGTGCCATTCATTACGGCAGCGACCGCGCCGCCGCGCCCTTCGTGCCGATCAACTGCGGCGGCATTCCCGAGGCACTGTTGGAGAGCGAGCTGTTCGGCCACATGAAGGGCGCGTTCACCGGCGCAGTGCAGACGCGCGCCGGCTTTTTTCAAACCGCGCAAGGCGGCACGATTTTTCTTGATGAAGTCAGCGAAATGAGCCTGGCGATGCAGGTGAAGCTGCTGCGCGTGCTGCAAGACCGCGAGATTCACATGGTCGGCTCCAGCCGCGCCCAGAAAATCGACATCCGCATCCTGGCGGCCAGCAACAAGGATTTGCTGGCACTGGTCAAACAGGGCGCGTTTCGCGATGATCTCTTCTATCGCCTGAACGTGATTCTCATCGAGCTGCCGCCGTTGCGCGACCGCGACAATGACGTATTGCTGCTGTTGCAGCACTTCGCCCACAAATTCGCCCAGGAGGCCGGCCGGCCGGTGCCACAATTCTCCGATGACGTGCTGCAGGTATTCACCAGCTATGACTGGCCCGGTAATGTGAGAGAATTGCAGAACGTCGTGCAGCGGCTGGTCGTGCTGGCGGAAGGCGATCACATCGACGTTCCCGACTTGCCGGCGTTCATGCGCTTCACGGCGCAGCGCAGCGCCGGTCTGCACCGCACCCTCGCGGAAGTGGAGGCGGAGCACATCCGGCTGGTGCTGGCCAACGTGACCGGCAACAAGACGCAGGCCGCGCAGATTCTCGGCATCGATCGCAAAACCCTGCGCGAGAAGTTGAAAACCCACGCGGTCGAATCTTGA
- a CDS encoding ATP-binding protein, with the protein MPRLQEFCALSHQILQRANLGDLRLDFMREVAQVIREYSACDAVELHLIERRKYYRCRLRTDGVSPEAVFDIEPLDQFDAHSPKSPVPAEADRHWLRREILRGHIELGKPPFTAAGSFWTNDTAAPVVLRLSREAGSRSLNLGGEYRGLALFPLVVNGHERIGLLELGSRQPDFFSAEDIEFYESIAQMLGVATAHRRAQVEVRERVKELTCLYRIAQVAERTEEPLNQILQAVVALLPPAWLYPEIAMARIIIDEQIYATPGFRDTPLKQSADIHVHGVRRGAVEVVYAEPRSELDEGPFLKEERDLIEAVAGELEIIIERGQAAQERAKLEEQLRHADRLATIGQLSAGVAHELNEPLGNILGFAQLAQKCPGLPAQADQDLQKIVNASLHAREIIRKLMIFARQMPQQKTYINLNQVVGNGMSFLEARLAKGKITVVQRLAPNLPEVVADPSQVAQVLINLVVNAMQAMPEGGVLTVETQAVAHAVRLIVEDTGIGMSEEVLQQVFVPFFTTKEVGQGTGLGLSVVHGIVTAHGGTIKVASQAGQGSRFEVELPTPKLPEHKTD; encoded by the coding sequence ATGCCTCGCCTACAAGAGTTTTGCGCGCTTTCCCATCAGATTCTGCAGCGCGCCAATCTCGGCGACCTGCGCCTCGACTTCATGCGCGAAGTCGCGCAGGTTATACGAGAGTATTCCGCCTGTGACGCGGTGGAACTGCATCTCATCGAGCGCCGCAAATACTATCGCTGCCGTCTGCGCACCGACGGGGTCTCGCCGGAAGCCGTGTTCGACATCGAGCCGCTCGACCAATTCGACGCCCATTCGCCGAAATCTCCCGTCCCCGCAGAGGCCGACCGGCATTGGCTGCGACGCGAGATTTTGCGCGGCCATATCGAGCTTGGCAAGCCGCCATTCACAGCGGCCGGCAGTTTCTGGACGAACGATACCGCAGCGCCGGTAGTGCTCCGCCTCAGCCGCGAGGCCGGCAGCCGCAGCCTCAACCTGGGCGGCGAATACCGCGGCCTCGCCCTTTTCCCGCTCGTGGTCAATGGTCACGAACGCATCGGCTTGCTGGAGCTGGGCAGCCGCCAGCCCGATTTTTTCAGCGCGGAAGACATCGAGTTCTACGAAAGCATCGCGCAGATGCTGGGCGTGGCCACCGCGCATCGCCGCGCGCAGGTGGAGGTGCGTGAACGGGTGAAAGAGTTGACCTGCTTGTATCGCATCGCGCAGGTGGCAGAGCGTACCGAAGAGCCGCTGAATCAGATCCTGCAGGCGGTGGTGGCGCTGCTGCCGCCGGCGTGGCTTTATCCCGAAATCGCAATGGCGCGCATCATCATCGATGAGCAGATTTATGCCACGCCCGGATTTCGCGACACGCCGCTGAAGCAGAGCGCGGATATTCACGTGCACGGTGTGCGGCGCGGCGCAGTGGAAGTGGTTTATGCCGAGCCGCGGTCGGAGCTTGACGAAGGTCCCTTCCTCAAAGAGGAGCGTGATCTGATCGAGGCGGTGGCCGGCGAACTGGAAATCATCATCGAGCGCGGCCAGGCGGCGCAGGAACGCGCCAAGCTCGAAGAGCAGCTCCGCCACGCCGACCGGCTGGCGACCATCGGCCAGCTTTCCGCCGGCGTGGCGCACGAGTTGAACGAGCCGCTGGGCAATATTCTGGGATTCGCCCAGCTTGCGCAAAAGTGCCCGGGGCTGCCGGCCCAAGCAGACCAGGATTTGCAGAAAATCGTGAATGCCTCGCTGCATGCGCGTGAAATCATTCGCAAGCTGATGATCTTTGCCCGGCAAATGCCGCAACAAAAGACGTACATCAATTTGAATCAGGTGGTGGGCAACGGCATGTCGTTTCTCGAGGCGCGGCTGGCCAAGGGCAAGATCACGGTGGTGCAGCGCCTGGCGCCAAACCTGCCGGAAGTCGTCGCGGATCCCTCGCAAGTGGCGCAGGTGTTGATCAATCTGGTGGTCAATGCCATGCAGGCCATGCCCGAGGGCGGAGTGCTCACCGTGGAAACGCAGGCCGTCGCGCACGCCGTGCGTTTGATTGTTGAAGACACCGGCATCGGCATGAGTGAAGAGGTGCTGCAACAGGTGTTCGTGCCTTTTTTCACCACCAAGGAGGTTGGCCAGGGAACCGGCCTGGGCCTCTCGGTGGTGCACGGCATCGTCACCGCTCACGGCGGCACAATCAAGGTGGCGAGCCAGGCCGGCCAGGGCTCGCGCTTCGAAGTGGAACTGCCCACGCCCAAACTGCCGGAACACAAAACAGATTGA
- the glnA gene encoding type I glutamate--ammonia ligase, producing the protein MFNQIAEAQAYLREQQFKMVDFKFSDLAGRWHHLTIPASQFNEQLMRDGIGFDASAIGLKPLKAGDMVLLPDLATAFRDPFWEMPTLSFICSAYEADTKRPFSRDPRNIARRAEEYMKELGVADESRWGPEYEFYIFDSVAYENAVHTASYRVDSLEADWQSANGGHGHLIPLHGGYHVIPPKDQLYNVRSEIALALEEIRIEVKYHHHEVGGPGQCEIETPLMGLLRSGDVTQIVKYVTKMVAQRHRQTATFMPKPLFGEAGNGMHFHQQLFDKRRNVFYDAAGYGKLSPTALHYIGGLLHHGGAVLAFTNPSTNSYRRLVPGFEAPVNAFFSLGNRSAAIRVPLYADQPDTARFEFRPPDATCNIYLALAVQLLAGLDGIKQQMDPTAMGYGPIDQNIFTWSDEQRKAIKPLPASLREALEALERDHDFLLQGGVFDAGQIAEWIKFKSQEYYAVRNRPHPYEMALYFDV; encoded by the coding sequence ATGTTCAATCAAATCGCCGAAGCCCAGGCCTATCTGCGCGAGCAGCAATTCAAGATGGTGGATTTCAAATTCAGCGATCTGGCCGGCCGCTGGCATCATCTCACCATTCCCGCCAGCCAGTTCAACGAACAGTTGATGCGCGACGGCATCGGCTTCGACGCCTCCGCGATCGGGCTCAAGCCGCTCAAAGCCGGGGACATGGTGCTGCTGCCCGATTTGGCCACGGCATTTCGCGATCCGTTTTGGGAAATGCCCACGCTGAGTTTCATCTGCTCGGCCTACGAAGCCGACACCAAGCGTCCCTTCTCGCGTGACCCGCGCAACATCGCCCGCCGCGCCGAAGAGTACATGAAAGAGCTGGGCGTGGCGGATGAGAGCCGCTGGGGCCCGGAGTATGAGTTCTACATCTTCGATAGTGTGGCCTATGAGAATGCCGTTCACACCGCCTCGTACCGCGTGGACAGCCTGGAGGCGGATTGGCAAAGCGCCAACGGCGGGCACGGCCATTTGATTCCCCTGCACGGCGGCTATCACGTCATTCCGCCCAAGGACCAGCTTTACAACGTGCGCAGTGAAATCGCGCTGGCGCTGGAAGAGATACGCATCGAAGTGAAGTATCATCATCACGAGGTGGGCGGCCCCGGCCAGTGTGAGATCGAAACGCCGCTGATGGGCTTGTTGCGCAGCGGCGATGTCACCCAGATCGTCAAGTACGTCACCAAAATGGTCGCCCAACGCCACCGGCAGACGGCGACGTTCATGCCCAAGCCCTTGTTCGGCGAGGCCGGCAATGGCATGCACTTTCATCAGCAGCTTTTTGACAAGCGCCGCAACGTCTTCTACGACGCTGCCGGCTACGGCAAGCTCAGTCCAACCGCGCTGCATTACATCGGCGGCTTGTTGCATCACGGCGGTGCGGTGCTCGCCTTCACCAACCCCTCGACCAATTCGTACCGCCGGCTGGTGCCGGGTTTCGAAGCGCCGGTGAACGCCTTCTTCAGCTTGGGCAATCGCAGCGCGGCGATTCGCGTGCCGCTGTATGCCGATCAACCGGACACCGCCCGCTTCGAATTTCGCCCGCCGGATGCGACCTGCAACATCTACCTGGCACTGGCGGTGCAACTGCTGGCGGGCCTGGACGGCATCAAGCAGCAGATGGATCCGACCGCCATGGGCTATGGCCCCATCGATCAGAACATCTTCACCTGGAGCGACGAGCAGCGCAAGGCCATCAAGCCGCTGCCGGCCTCGTTGCGCGAGGCGCTCGAGGCCTTGGAACGCGATCACGATTTCCTGCTGCAAGGCGGCGTGTTCGATGCCGGCCAGATTGCGGAGTGGATCAAGTTCAAAAGCCAGGAATACTACGCCGTGCGCAATCGCCCGCATCCGTATGAGATGGCGCTGTATTTTGATGTGTAA
- a CDS encoding efflux RND transporter periplasmic adaptor subunit — MTVRLGSLAQTISYYGDIKAEYEVKVFSKIPDRIERFFVDAGDQVAKGTPLARIAATTIEQAVRQAEAALTAAKAQAANLRSEYDRFALLYRDLSVSKQQFDAVATQYEAAQAQVEQAEAALASAKSQWQDATITAPIAGIIGKRYCEAGDMATPALPLVSVCQMERVKMTFEATEKDLAKLNLGQQTVVQVSTYPDRVFAGKVVQISPVLDPLSRMAEVEVVLDNPGYLLKPGMYARAEVTTGVIENVILVPRHAVIENTSLERSRGEDQVVKHYFVFVVEGEKAVQRRLEVIDLNHEHLAIASGLQIGEQLVTVGQNNLREGAPVAVVRKDADQS; from the coding sequence ATGACCGTTCGTTTGGGCAGTCTGGCGCAGACAATCAGTTATTACGGCGACATCAAAGCAGAGTATGAAGTCAAGGTCTTCTCGAAAATTCCTGATCGTATCGAGAGATTCTTTGTCGATGCCGGCGACCAAGTTGCCAAGGGCACGCCGCTCGCGCGCATCGCGGCCACAACCATCGAACAAGCCGTGCGGCAGGCGGAAGCGGCGCTGACCGCGGCGAAGGCGCAGGCAGCGAATTTGCGTTCCGAGTATGATCGTTTTGCGTTGCTGTATCGCGATCTCTCCGTGAGCAAGCAGCAATTCGACGCCGTTGCCACCCAGTATGAGGCGGCACAAGCGCAGGTGGAGCAAGCCGAGGCCGCGCTGGCCAGCGCCAAAAGCCAATGGCAAGACGCGACCATCACCGCGCCCATCGCCGGCATCATCGGCAAACGCTATTGCGAAGCCGGCGACATGGCCACGCCCGCGCTGCCCCTGGTCAGCGTCTGCCAGATGGAGCGGGTGAAAATGACTTTCGAGGCGACCGAAAAGGACTTGGCCAAGCTGAATCTCGGGCAGCAAACCGTCGTGCAGGTCAGCACCTATCCCGATCGGGTTTTTGCAGGAAAGGTCGTGCAGATCAGCCCGGTGCTTGATCCCTTGTCGCGCATGGCGGAAGTCGAGGTGGTGCTGGATAATCCCGGCTATCTGCTCAAGCCCGGCATGTATGCCCGCGCCGAAGTTACCACCGGCGTGATCGAAAACGTTATCCTCGTGCCGCGTCACGCCGTGATTGAGAACACCTCGCTGGAGCGCAGCCGCGGTGAGGATCAAGTGGTGAAGCATTACTTCGTCTTTGTGGTGGAGGGTGAGAAGGCGGTGCAGCGCCGGCTCGAGGTGATCGATTTGAACCACGAACATCTGGCGATTGCTTCCGGCTTGCAGATCGGTGAGCAGTTGGTGACGGTGGGACAAAACAATTTGCGGGAAGGGGCGCCGGTGGCGGTGGTGAGAAAGGATGCCGATCAATCGTGA